In Tursiops truncatus isolate mTurTru1 chromosome X, mTurTru1.mat.Y, whole genome shotgun sequence, the following proteins share a genomic window:
- the ERAS gene encoding GTPase ERas: protein MTPTCPLAPKWSHLTSKPPTPIVFLLFPPAGPAVHISSLSCPLGAMALPTKPSMIDLGLGTWSPSSQEQSHRARAPSRGVGKQLPEYKAVVVGASGVGKSALTIQLNHQCFVEDHDPTIQDSYWKEMALDHGGCILNVLDTAGQATHRALRDQCVAIGDGVLGVFALDDPSSLAQLQQMRATWGPHHTQPLVLVGNKCDLVTTTGDARAAAAALAKSWGAPFVETSAKTRQGVEEAFSLLIHEIQRVREAMAKEAMAGPGGDKGRHQKAMCRCGCSVA from the coding sequence ATGACACCCACCTGTCCCCTTGCCCCTAAATGGTCTCACCTAACCTccaaaccccccacccccattgtctttcttctctttccacctGCAGGGCCTGCTGTCCACATCTCTTCCCTGAGCTGCCCACTTGGGGCCATGGCGCTGCCAACAAAGCCTAGCATGATTGATCTGGGCCTGGGCACCTGGAGCCCTAGCTCCCAGGAGCAGAGCCACAGGGCTCGGGCACCCTCCAGGGGTGTTGGCAAGCAGCTGCCTGAGTACAAGGCCGTGGTAGTGGGCGCGAGTGGCGTGGGAAAGAGCGCGCTGACCATCCAGCTGAACCACCAGTGCTTCGTGGAAGACCACGACCCTACCATCCAGGATTCCTACTGGAAGGAGATGGCCCTGGACCACGGAGGCTGCATTCTGAATGTGCTGGACACGGCGGGGCAGGCCACTCATCGGGCCCTGCGTGACCAGTGTGTGGCGATTGGGGATGGTGTGCTGGGTGTCTTCGCCCTCGATGACCCCTCGTCTCTAGCCCAGCTGCAGCAGATGCGGGCCACCTGGGGCCCGCACCACACCCAGCCCCTCGTCCTTGTGGGCAACAAGTGTGACCTTGTGACCACCACCGGAGATGCTcgtgctgctgctgcagccctcGCAAAGAGCTGGGGGGCCCCTTTTGTGGAGACCTCAGCCAAGACACGCCAAGGTGTGGAGGAGGCCTTTTCCCTGCTCATCCATGAGATCCAAAGAGTCCGGGAGGCCATGGCAAAGGAGGCCATGGCAGGGCCAGGTGGGGATAAAGGCCGGCACCAGAAGGCCATGTGCCGCTGTGGCTGCTCCGTGGCCTGA